One window of the Rufibacter radiotolerans genome contains the following:
- the sixA gene encoding phosphohistidine phosphatase SixA, translating to MKTLYLLRHAKSSWKFEELSDHDRPLTKKGRNDAKLIGQELLERKTKLDLIISSSAVRAISTATLIAKELDYDPEKIAVQEELYQIPSDSLMDFIQVLPEEYDYVMLVGHNPVFTELANYLTPEKSIANLPTAGVVAISFDCNHWGEISKENAKLLFFDFPKNYR from the coding sequence ATGAAGACGCTATATCTGTTACGCCACGCTAAATCCAGCTGGAAATTTGAGGAACTCAGTGACCATGACCGTCCTTTAACCAAAAAGGGCCGCAATGACGCCAAGCTCATTGGCCAGGAGTTACTGGAACGCAAAACCAAGCTAGACCTTATCATCTCCAGTTCGGCGGTAAGGGCCATTTCCACGGCCACCCTTATTGCCAAGGAACTGGACTATGACCCCGAGAAAATTGCGGTGCAGGAAGAGCTTTACCAAATCCCCTCAGATTCCCTCATGGACTTTATACAGGTGCTGCCGGAGGAATATGACTATGTCATGCTAGTGGGGCATAACCCTGTCTTTACAGAATTGGCCAATTACCTCACCCCTGAGAAAAGCATCGCCAATTTACCTACGGCGGGCGTGGTGGCCATCAGCTTTGACTGTAACCACTGGGGGGAAATCTCCAAAGAGAACGCCAAGCTGCTTTTCTTTGACTTCCCCAAAAACTACCGATAA
- a CDS encoding DUF6268 family outer membrane beta-barrel protein gives MKHFYFFFGVLALLAFRQEANAQGFFTDSLRALEDPEELANPSVVGMGKSKGIIIRYERLPRFGIWSEGKQEGVRDAEAKVLKSNRFEFKAYAPLVNNPHFKMVLGGSYFIEEFNFSDPESEDYPLYQRLEDKNLRSLDGQLIMLKPLNNKNYLIFRVKGELNGDYGKHSSVSLKRYFRTSMEAIYGWKKSPYLSYGVGAQLGYAFGRQTIYPAFLYNRTFNDKWGVEALFPANVTLRRNLSEKSLLYLGYKIDGATYNINIDTEPFNQYETVEIRKSELKARLRWDREIYDFLWFGLETGYRYNHRFNVYDGRNKTANPLIENHIKDAMFFNVELFLVPPRRFLKQ, from the coding sequence ATGAAACACTTCTATTTCTTTTTTGGGGTGCTCGCGCTGCTGGCTTTCAGGCAAGAGGCAAATGCGCAGGGCTTTTTCACAGATTCGCTTAGGGCCTTGGAAGACCCTGAGGAGTTGGCCAACCCGTCAGTGGTGGGCATGGGCAAAAGTAAAGGCATTATTATCAGGTATGAGCGCCTGCCTCGCTTTGGCATCTGGTCAGAGGGCAAGCAGGAAGGCGTGAGAGACGCCGAGGCCAAGGTGCTCAAGAGTAACCGGTTTGAGTTCAAGGCCTACGCCCCGCTGGTGAATAACCCGCATTTTAAGATGGTACTGGGCGGCAGCTATTTTATTGAGGAGTTTAATTTCAGTGACCCAGAATCAGAGGACTACCCCCTGTACCAACGGCTGGAAGACAAGAACCTGCGCTCCCTGGACGGACAACTGATCATGCTCAAACCCCTCAACAACAAAAACTACCTTATCTTCAGGGTAAAGGGGGAACTGAACGGCGACTACGGCAAACACTCCAGCGTGAGCCTTAAGAGATACTTCAGAACCTCTATGGAGGCCATTTACGGCTGGAAGAAAAGCCCTTACCTCTCTTATGGGGTTGGGGCCCAACTGGGTTATGCCTTCGGTAGGCAGACCATTTACCCGGCCTTTCTGTACAACCGCACCTTCAATGACAAATGGGGCGTAGAAGCGCTTTTCCCGGCCAACGTAACCTTGCGGCGTAATTTATCAGAGAAGTCTTTGCTGTACCTGGGGTATAAAATTGACGGGGCTACCTATAACATCAATATAGACACAGAGCCCTTTAACCAGTATGAGACGGTAGAAATCAGGAAATCTGAGCTCAAGGCCCGGCTCCGGTGGGACAGGGAGATCTATGATTTCCTTTGGTTTGGGTTAGAGACGGGTTACCGCTACAACCACCGCTTTAACGTGTATGACGGCCGAAACAAAACCGCCAACCCGCTCATAGAGAACCATATCAAAGACGCCATGTTCTTCAACGTGGAACTGTTCCTGGTGCCTCCGCGCCGCTTCTTAAAACAATAG
- a CDS encoding DUF2652 domain-containing protein, with product MESRVPNISLEPQESDDSQPALLFIPDISGFTRFMHENGVRYSRNLIADLLEIIIEGNILNMELCEIQGDAILFYKLGDPPAIDQIVSQCKQIFLDFQNYLRIMERDKFLPSAQLSENKLTLKIVVHYGRISVTQIRDYTKLMGTDVIMAHRLLKNSIEGSEYVLLTEGYLKTQDPEAIKQSFEWSQLKDGANEYEHMGTVHYKYAFLTPLRLLVTDPEIEHTHKQYPNTFSLKSHIKAPVDLVRRVIQNYRLKPKWMHRVKSARFDTKKINRIGTNYLCEMEKGGLIEMQTLQSRVTPEKTEVIEKMANFKMFPNSLIFYYLHEEEGGTFLTLEFHYSRVSVGDYFYDYFGRSQIKGFMKASLAQLKTLCEQLYVNKKQQ from the coding sequence ATGGAGTCACGAGTGCCTAACATATCTTTAGAACCCCAGGAGTCAGATGATTCGCAGCCGGCGTTGCTTTTCATCCCGGATATAAGTGGCTTTACGCGTTTCATGCATGAGAATGGGGTGCGGTATAGCCGCAACCTGATCGCTGATTTACTTGAAATCATTATTGAGGGCAATATCCTCAATATGGAACTGTGCGAAATTCAGGGCGATGCTATTTTATTCTATAAACTGGGCGACCCGCCGGCCATTGACCAGATTGTAAGCCAGTGCAAACAGATTTTCCTTGATTTTCAGAATTACCTCCGGATTATGGAGCGCGACAAGTTTTTGCCCAGCGCGCAGCTATCTGAAAATAAGCTTACCCTTAAAATAGTGGTGCATTATGGGCGCATTAGTGTTACCCAGATCAGGGATTACACCAAGTTAATGGGCACCGATGTGATCATGGCGCACCGCTTGCTTAAAAACAGCATTGAGGGCTCTGAGTACGTGCTCCTAACCGAAGGGTACCTGAAAACTCAGGACCCCGAAGCCATCAAGCAGAGCTTTGAGTGGTCACAGCTCAAAGACGGCGCCAATGAATACGAGCATATGGGAACGGTGCACTATAAGTACGCCTTTCTTACTCCCTTGCGCCTGCTGGTCACCGACCCCGAGATAGAGCACACCCATAAACAATATCCTAACACCTTTTCTCTAAAGAGCCACATAAAAGCCCCCGTAGACCTGGTGCGGCGCGTGATCCAGAATTACCGGCTCAAGCCCAAATGGATGCATCGCGTGAAAAGTGCCCGTTTTGACACCAAGAAGATAAACCGCATAGGTACCAACTATCTGTGTGAGATGGAGAAAGGGGGGCTTATTGAGATGCAGACCCTGCAAAGCAGAGTCACCCCTGAGAAAACAGAGGTCATTGAGAAAATGGCCAACTTTAAGATGTTCCCTAACTCGCTTATCTTCTATTACCTGCATGAAGAAGAAGGCGGCACCTTCCTTACCCTGGAGTTCCATTACAGCCGGGTTTCCGTGGGAGACTATTTCTATGACTACTTCGGGCGCAGCCAGATCAAAGGGTTTATGAAGGCCTCCCTGGCGCAATTGAAAACGCTTTGTGAGCAGCTGTACGTCAACAAGAAGCAACAATAG
- the ppk1 gene encoding polyphosphate kinase 1 — protein sequence MAAIDNPDSSLTTTSQAPLLSRELSWLAFNYRVLQEAKDPRVPLLERLNFMAIFSSNLDEYFKVRVATMRRLVKLKKKTREKLEEDPSAELEEILQEVSRQQKEFGQIFRNELLPELRKEHICLIDETECTDSQREMALDYFRKSVKPLLVPIIFSANPSPLFLKDQTVYLMVRLTPNPDQESTQEQYAIVEIPTQKHGSRFVQLPAEGGKHYVMMLDDVIRVGLQDLFPGFAQVEAFAVKLSRDAELDIEEEVSGNLMAKIKKSLKKRETGHPSRLLYDPQTPEPLLNALLDRTGLSSEELVVGSRYHNFRDFFGFPKFTMAPLYYEEQPPLPHPELEGEPSILEAMKKKEYLVHYPYQKFDYALRFFEEAADDPQVTNISITLYRVAEKSKIAKALIRAAEHGKLVTVVVELKARFDEESNIFWGNKMEKAGANVIYGVPDLKVHSKIGLVTRQEDGQAMHYAYLSTGNYNEKTSRTYTDHALFTTDERLTSELAKVFNFLVDGNKNQTFEHLLVSPFNLREGFTELIQNEMRLAREGKPAYMIVKINALQDSRMVHQLYEASQAGVKIELLVRGICTLIPGVPGLSENIIVRSIVDRYLEHGRVYVFGNGGEEKIFVASADWMNRNLSRRVEVAFPIYNPDLRKELRHLLNIQRQDNQKARTADNQYWISNDPTASIRAQYDIYNLLKKKANR from the coding sequence ATGGCTGCAATTGACAACCCTGATTCTTCCCTAACAACTACTTCCCAGGCCCCGCTTCTGAGCCGTGAGCTCAGCTGGCTGGCCTTTAACTACCGGGTGCTGCAAGAGGCAAAAGACCCGCGGGTCCCGCTGCTGGAGCGCCTCAATTTCATGGCCATCTTCTCCTCCAACCTGGATGAGTATTTCAAAGTGCGGGTGGCCACCATGCGCCGCCTGGTGAAACTGAAGAAGAAAACCCGCGAAAAGCTGGAGGAGGACCCCTCGGCTGAACTGGAGGAGATTCTGCAGGAAGTATCCAGGCAACAGAAGGAGTTTGGACAGATTTTCAGGAATGAGCTGCTGCCCGAGCTGCGAAAAGAGCACATCTGCCTGATAGATGAGACCGAGTGTACCGACAGCCAACGGGAAATGGCCCTGGATTACTTCAGGAAGTCTGTGAAACCGCTGCTGGTGCCCATCATTTTCAGCGCGAACCCCAGCCCCTTGTTCCTGAAAGACCAGACCGTGTACCTGATGGTGCGGTTAACCCCCAACCCAGACCAGGAGTCTACCCAGGAGCAATATGCCATTGTAGAGATACCCACCCAGAAGCACGGCAGCCGTTTTGTGCAATTGCCCGCCGAAGGCGGAAAGCACTATGTGATGATGCTGGATGACGTGATACGGGTGGGCTTGCAGGACCTGTTCCCGGGCTTTGCCCAGGTAGAGGCCTTTGCCGTGAAACTCTCCCGCGACGCCGAGCTGGACATTGAGGAAGAGGTATCCGGTAACCTGATGGCCAAGATCAAGAAAAGCCTTAAAAAGCGCGAAACCGGGCATCCCAGCCGCCTGCTCTATGACCCCCAGACGCCTGAGCCACTGCTGAACGCCCTGCTGGACCGCACCGGCCTCAGTTCTGAGGAACTGGTGGTGGGCAGCCGTTACCACAACTTCAGAGACTTCTTCGGGTTCCCTAAGTTTACCATGGCGCCGCTTTACTATGAAGAGCAGCCGCCCCTGCCCCACCCTGAGTTGGAAGGCGAGCCCAGTATCCTGGAGGCCATGAAAAAGAAGGAGTACCTGGTGCATTACCCGTACCAGAAATTTGACTACGCACTAAGGTTCTTTGAAGAAGCCGCCGATGACCCGCAGGTCACTAACATCAGCATCACGCTGTACCGCGTAGCCGAGAAATCAAAAATCGCGAAAGCGCTGATCAGGGCTGCTGAGCACGGCAAACTGGTCACGGTGGTGGTTGAGTTGAAGGCCCGCTTTGACGAGGAGTCCAACATCTTCTGGGGCAACAAAATGGAGAAGGCCGGCGCCAACGTGATCTACGGAGTGCCTGACCTGAAAGTACACAGCAAGATTGGCCTGGTCACCCGCCAGGAAGACGGGCAGGCCATGCACTACGCTTACCTGAGCACGGGTAACTATAACGAGAAAACTTCGCGCACCTACACAGACCACGCCCTGTTCACCACAGATGAGCGGCTTACCAGTGAGTTGGCCAAGGTTTTCAACTTTTTGGTAGATGGCAACAAAAACCAAACGTTTGAGCACCTGCTGGTCTCGCCGTTTAACCTGCGCGAAGGGTTTACAGAACTTATCCAGAATGAGATGCGCCTGGCCCGCGAAGGTAAGCCGGCTTATATGATTGTCAAAATCAACGCCCTGCAAGACAGCCGTATGGTGCACCAACTGTATGAGGCCAGCCAGGCCGGCGTGAAGATTGAACTGCTGGTGCGGGGCATCTGCACTCTAATCCCGGGCGTACCGGGCCTGAGCGAGAACATCATTGTAAGGAGTATTGTGGACCGCTACCTGGAGCACGGCCGTGTTTACGTGTTTGGCAACGGGGGCGAGGAAAAAATCTTCGTGGCATCGGCTGACTGGATGAACCGCAACCTAAGCCGACGGGTGGAGGTGGCTTTCCCTATCTACAATCCAGACCTGCGCAAGGAACTCCGGCACCTGCTGAACATCCAGCGCCAGGACAACCAAAAGGCCCGCACGGCAGACAACCAGTACTGGATCTCCAATGACCCAACGGCCTCCATACGGGCCCAATATGATATCTATAACCTCCTAAAGAAGAAGGCAAACCGCTAA
- a CDS encoding Pycsar system effector family protein yields MEKEDLIRKAGNFVFALFKEKLSKKLVYHNYKHTFEVVKEARQLAETLQLSDEELEILLLAAWFHDTGYITTYENHEDESIEIATNFLREEKFPEEKITQVNRCIMATKQGQLTHHLLEDILVDADIANIGKDTFFATAELLRVEWEIFLDRTFTDLEWSQYQLDFLLSVSFRTQPAQAKFSKQLSKNIQAQRTHQLDLAKKKKKKEKKNRETMAQPKRGIETMFKSTYDNHISLSAIADNKANMMISLNAIIMSIIITYLGTKSSIIGAEFTRNPVLMIPVGILLATTLASVISAIISAQPEVTSFRLRPDKLTSRRINLLFFGNFTKIPLEDFQAGMHDIMRDKNALYNNMITDIYYLGDVLKSKYRLLRISYTIFMIGIILTVLSFVIAIAQ; encoded by the coding sequence ATGGAAAAAGAAGATCTCATCCGGAAAGCAGGCAATTTCGTTTTTGCCCTTTTTAAGGAGAAATTATCTAAGAAGCTGGTTTATCACAACTACAAACACACGTTTGAAGTGGTGAAAGAGGCCCGTCAATTAGCTGAAACATTACAATTATCTGATGAGGAACTGGAGATTCTGTTATTGGCAGCCTGGTTCCATGATACCGGGTATATTACTACCTATGAGAATCATGAAGATGAGAGCATTGAGATAGCCACCAATTTTCTGCGCGAAGAAAAATTCCCGGAAGAGAAGATCACACAGGTGAACCGCTGCATCATGGCCACCAAGCAGGGCCAGCTCACGCACCATTTGCTGGAAGACATTCTGGTAGACGCAGATATTGCCAACATAGGCAAAGACACCTTTTTCGCGACCGCCGAGTTGCTGCGCGTGGAGTGGGAGATCTTCCTAGACCGCACCTTCACAGATCTGGAATGGTCACAGTACCAACTGGACTTTCTGCTGTCTGTCTCGTTCAGGACCCAACCGGCGCAGGCCAAATTCTCCAAACAGCTAAGCAAAAACATTCAGGCGCAGCGCACCCACCAGCTGGATCTGGCCAAGAAGAAAAAGAAAAAGGAGAAGAAGAACCGGGAGACCATGGCGCAGCCTAAGCGTGGCATAGAGACCATGTTCAAAAGCACCTATGACAACCACATCAGCTTAAGCGCCATTGCAGATAATAAAGCAAACATGATGATCAGCCTAAACGCCATCATCATGTCTATTATCATCACCTACCTGGGCACCAAGTCCTCTATCATTGGGGCCGAGTTCACCCGCAACCCTGTCTTGATGATTCCAGTGGGCATTCTGCTGGCTACCACGCTGGCCTCGGTTATCTCTGCTATTATCTCGGCGCAGCCAGAGGTGACCAGTTTCCGGCTCAGGCCAGATAAACTGACCAGCCGCCGCATTAACCTGCTGTTCTTCGGTAATTTCACCAAGATCCCTTTAGAGGATTTTCAGGCGGGCATGCATGACATCATGCGCGACAAGAACGCCCTCTACAATAACATGATCACAGATATCTATTATCTGGGCGATGTGCTGAAAAGCAAGTACCGCCTCCTGCGCATTTCCTATACCATTTTTATGATAGGCATTATCTTAACAGTGCTTTCCTTTGTGATCGCCATTGCGCAATAG
- a CDS encoding metallophosphoesterase, with protein MKNKYILLCLPVVLFCLLQACTTAKPYYARTVTDWQNNTPKDSSEIIYSVFLIGDAGAPLTDRPDPNLMLLKAQITAAGERSAVVYLGDNIYHNGLPEPGAYDRKIAEARMKAQLDILKGYPGEKYMIPGNHDWGGGSGSPDGWDAVVREERFVEEYLTDSSIVVGTDFFVPGGGCPGPFEVLIEDDIVLIALNSHWWLHPYERPYGDDNECGVVNEVDMLVQLEDIIDKNKGKNIMVVGHHPLFSNGIHGGYFTLTDHLFPLTIVRKGWVLPLPVIGSIYPLSRKYGGIAQDIPHPSYQAYIKGLLGVFEKYDNIVYAAGHEHNLQYFKFGKLPQIISGAGCKTQHVKDGGDALYAHKSKGFARVNYYRNGEAWVEFWTTDESGKEPPTMAFRSPMYAKSVAETSRIAANPVNNKDSTITVAANPVYAAGGVKTGLLGSHYRREWLTPVTLPLLDLQHEKGGLVPYKKGGGKQTASLKLRNEEGRLYTLRSVNKDPTSVLPVALQETFARDLLQDQISAQHPYGALISAKLADEVGVFHTNPKLVYVPSDPHLRQYIDEFSNSIAFLEEDANEDHSDVASLGNATNIVGTEKVLERKQNDHDNRVEEQEYAKARLLDMLIGDWDRHEGQWRWVETKYGDDSRSFRPVPEDRDVALFKADGFIPWLVSRRWAVRNFQHFGKDYGDYKGLNLTALTIDRTFLSSVTREQWQAIATEMKNVLTDADIEEAVRQMPKEVFPFSGPEIISKLKSRRDLLPQVADKYYLHLSEDVDIAGSDKREKFEVRRLNDNETEVTMRKINKEGEVSRVLYQRKFLHKETEEIRLYGLGGDDVFEVTGTAKHGPMVRIIGGEGNDSISDQSTVKGFVRKTKVYDYTKEENLLALGPEAEDKTEDYEDVNVYDRDNYKIPYFGPRLSLEYNVDDGLFLGGGVLYRNHKFRKKPYASEHTLLANYAFATGAYNVRYDSEFKQIFNDELDLGVKAAINGPQYQINFFGLGNETKQTREIEYYRVRIARMMASPTINTNFTSFIRVGLGPIYDRYELQHYPGRFVDETFSEEVFGVDQFIGVRGFMRAQAVSTPVNPRIGLKWLNEFSYNRQIKGQGKNFGHIDSEFIFYIGPRLPFQVTLAARFGGAHNFGDFPFYQANTLGGLSNLRGYRRTRFAGRSSLYQNTELRVQLFKFNVYLFPGKFGLMGLIDHGRVWADDDTSNKIHRGVGGGIWIDVLKQAVVNATYTVGEEDKLVNLNFGFLF; from the coding sequence ATGAAAAATAAATACATTCTCCTTTGCCTGCCGGTGGTCTTGTTCTGCCTGTTGCAGGCTTGCACTACCGCTAAACCTTATTATGCCCGCACGGTCACAGACTGGCAGAACAATACCCCCAAAGACTCCTCAGAGATCATTTACTCCGTCTTCCTGATAGGGGATGCAGGGGCACCGCTCACTGACCGACCTGACCCTAACCTCATGCTGCTCAAGGCCCAGATAACCGCGGCCGGTGAACGAAGTGCCGTCGTTTACCTGGGCGATAATATTTACCATAACGGCTTGCCTGAACCCGGTGCCTATGACCGTAAAATTGCGGAGGCCCGCATGAAAGCGCAGCTGGATATCCTGAAAGGGTATCCCGGCGAAAAATACATGATCCCGGGCAACCATGACTGGGGTGGCGGTAGCGGCAGCCCAGACGGCTGGGATGCGGTAGTAAGGGAAGAGCGCTTTGTAGAAGAATACCTCACTGATAGTAGCATTGTAGTAGGCACTGACTTCTTTGTGCCCGGCGGGGGCTGCCCGGGCCCCTTTGAGGTGTTGATTGAAGATGACATTGTCTTGATTGCCCTAAACTCCCACTGGTGGCTGCACCCCTATGAACGCCCTTATGGCGATGATAACGAATGCGGTGTGGTCAATGAGGTAGACATGCTGGTGCAACTGGAAGACATCATTGATAAGAACAAGGGTAAGAACATCATGGTGGTGGGGCACCACCCCCTGTTCAGTAACGGCATCCACGGCGGGTATTTCACCTTAACAGACCATTTATTCCCATTAACTATTGTGAGAAAAGGCTGGGTATTGCCGCTGCCGGTCATTGGCTCTATCTACCCGTTGTCGCGTAAATATGGCGGTATTGCCCAGGATATTCCGCACCCCAGCTACCAAGCATATATAAAAGGCCTTTTAGGGGTGTTTGAGAAGTATGACAACATTGTCTATGCGGCGGGCCATGAGCACAATCTGCAGTACTTCAAGTTTGGCAAGTTACCCCAGATCATTAGCGGGGCGGGTTGTAAAACCCAGCACGTAAAAGACGGCGGAGACGCCTTATATGCTCATAAGTCAAAAGGCTTTGCCCGCGTGAACTACTACCGCAACGGTGAGGCGTGGGTAGAGTTCTGGACCACAGACGAAAGTGGCAAGGAACCGCCCACCATGGCGTTTAGGTCACCTATGTACGCCAAGAGCGTGGCAGAGACAAGCCGCATTGCCGCCAACCCCGTCAACAACAAAGACAGCACCATTACCGTGGCTGCTAACCCGGTGTATGCTGCCGGCGGCGTAAAGACAGGTTTGCTGGGTTCTCACTACAGAAGAGAATGGTTAACCCCGGTGACCCTTCCATTGCTGGACCTGCAGCATGAAAAAGGAGGCTTGGTTCCCTACAAAAAAGGAGGAGGCAAGCAGACGGCCTCTCTCAAGCTACGCAATGAAGAAGGACGGTTGTACACATTGCGTTCGGTCAACAAAGACCCCACCAGCGTATTGCCTGTGGCCTTGCAGGAAACCTTTGCCCGTGACTTGCTGCAGGACCAGATTTCTGCCCAGCACCCGTACGGGGCTTTGATCTCTGCTAAGCTGGCAGACGAAGTGGGGGTGTTCCACACCAACCCTAAACTGGTGTATGTGCCCAGTGACCCTCACTTGCGGCAGTACATTGATGAGTTCAGTAACTCCATTGCTTTTCTGGAGGAAGATGCCAACGAAGACCACTCAGATGTGGCCAGCCTGGGCAACGCCACCAATATTGTGGGCACCGAGAAAGTGCTGGAACGCAAGCAGAATGACCATGACAACCGGGTAGAGGAGCAGGAGTATGCAAAGGCACGCTTGCTGGACATGCTCATAGGCGACTGGGATCGGCACGAGGGACAATGGCGCTGGGTGGAGACCAAGTACGGAGATGACTCGCGCTCTTTTAGGCCTGTGCCCGAAGACCGTGACGTGGCCCTTTTCAAGGCCGATGGGTTTATTCCCTGGCTGGTTAGCCGCAGGTGGGCCGTCCGTAACTTCCAGCATTTTGGCAAAGATTACGGAGACTACAAAGGCCTGAACCTCACGGCCCTCACCATTGACCGTACTTTCCTTTCCAGCGTGACCCGGGAGCAGTGGCAGGCCATTGCCACCGAGATGAAAAACGTGCTCACCGATGCTGACATTGAGGAGGCCGTCCGGCAAATGCCCAAGGAGGTATTTCCTTTCTCAGGCCCAGAGATTATCTCTAAGCTAAAGTCCAGAAGGGACTTGCTGCCGCAGGTGGCAGATAAGTACTACCTGCACCTGTCTGAAGACGTAGACATTGCCGGCAGTGACAAGCGGGAGAAGTTTGAAGTACGCCGCCTCAATGACAATGAGACGGAAGTGACCATGCGCAAAATAAACAAAGAAGGCGAAGTAAGCCGGGTGTTGTACCAGCGTAAGTTCCTTCATAAAGAGACCGAGGAAATCAGGCTGTACGGCCTGGGCGGCGATGATGTCTTTGAGGTAACCGGTACCGCCAAGCATGGCCCAATGGTAAGGATAATTGGCGGTGAAGGGAATGATTCCATCTCTGACCAGTCTACAGTGAAAGGGTTTGTGCGCAAGACCAAGGTGTATGATTACACCAAGGAAGAAAACTTGCTGGCGCTGGGCCCCGAGGCCGAGGATAAAACGGAAGACTATGAAGACGTAAACGTCTATGACCGTGATAACTACAAGATCCCCTACTTTGGGCCACGCCTGTCTTTAGAGTACAACGTAGATGACGGACTGTTCTTAGGGGGTGGGGTTCTGTACCGGAACCATAAATTCAGGAAGAAGCCTTATGCCTCAGAGCACACCTTGCTGGCCAACTATGCGTTTGCCACGGGCGCCTACAACGTAAGGTATGACAGTGAGTTCAAGCAGATCTTCAATGATGAACTGGACTTAGGGGTGAAGGCTGCCATCAATGGGCCGCAGTACCAGATCAACTTCTTTGGCCTGGGCAACGAGACCAAGCAGACCCGCGAGATTGAGTATTACCGCGTAAGAATAGCGCGCATGATGGCGTCGCCTACCATCAATACTAACTTCACCAGTTTCATCCGGGTAGGCCTTGGGCCTATCTATGACCGGTATGAGTTGCAGCATTACCCGGGCCGCTTTGTAGACGAGACCTTCTCTGAAGAGGTGTTTGGGGTAGACCAGTTTATTGGTGTTAGAGGCTTCATGCGGGCACAGGCGGTAAGTACCCCGGTAAACCCCCGCATTGGGTTGAAGTGGCTAAACGAGTTCTCCTACAATCGCCAGATAAAAGGGCAGGGCAAGAACTTCGGGCACATAGATTCTGAGTTCATCTTCTACATAGGGCCGCGGCTGCCCTTCCAGGTAACCTTGGCTGCCCGTTTTGGAGGCGCCCACAATTTCGGGGACTTTCCTTTTTACCAGGCCAATACCCTGGGTGGGTTATCTAACCTGCGGGGTTACCGCCGGACGCGGTTTGCCGGGCGAAGCTCCCTTTACCAGAACACGGAGCTGCGGGTGCAGTTGTTTAAATTCAATGTGTACCTGTTCCCGGGTAAGTTTGGCTTGATGGGCCTCATTGACCACGGCCGCGTGTGGGCCGATGATGATACCTCCAACAAAATACACCGCGGCGTAGGCGGCGGCATCTGGATAGACGTGCTCAAGCAAGCCGTAGTGAACGCCACGTATACTGTGGGCGAAGAAGATAAATTAGTTAATCTAAACTTTGGGTTCCTGTTTTAA
- a CDS encoding T9SS type A sorting domain-containing protein, whose amino-acid sequence MKHFILLFFICFTFGDLSAQVRARAMPAEQKSEAKTGQEDPALSVYPNPSSGVVTISLEGYEGKKTDLRIMNVIGNVVYREVVQDPSAHFAKTLDLTKLAKGLYYVKIETANYSEVRKVILR is encoded by the coding sequence ATGAAACACTTTATACTTTTATTTTTTATTTGCTTCACCTTCGGTGATTTGTCGGCCCAGGTACGGGCAAGGGCCATGCCGGCAGAGCAGAAGAGTGAGGCAAAAACCGGTCAGGAAGATCCTGCGCTGTCTGTCTACCCTAACCCATCCAGCGGGGTGGTCACCATTTCCCTGGAAGGCTATGAAGGAAAGAAAACAGATCTGCGCATTATGAACGTGATTGGAAACGTGGTATACCGTGAAGTGGTACAAGACCCCAGCGCTCATTTTGCCAAGACCCTTGATTTGACCAAGCTCGCCAAGGGTTTGTATTACGTTAAAATTGAAACGGCTAACTACAGCGAAGTAAGAAAAGTAATTCTTAGATAA